A part of Cucurbita pepo subsp. pepo cultivar mu-cu-16 unplaced genomic scaffold, ASM280686v2 Cp4.1_scaffold000471, whole genome shotgun sequence genomic DNA contains:
- the LOC111785385 gene encoding auxin-responsive protein IAA14-like: MHMQRTLILFCSIYYFSPTQNCKKLYHNTQRSQEFFIEVCRKMVNMLETDLCLGLPGGGGGGGGGEPETPKGNGKRGFSETVDLKLNIQSKPVVTVDLSTTQNMKSTDSEDLSSKDPAKPPAKAQVVGWPPVRSYRKNAMSQKSPDGEEKGSGSAMFVKVCMDGAPYLRKVDLKTYKSYQELSNALAKMFSSFTMAGEYGAQGMIDFMNESKLMDLLNSSEYVPTYEDKDGDWMLVGDVPWEMFVDSCKRLRIMKGSEAIGLAPRAMEKCKSRS, from the exons ATGCACATGCAACGCACCTTAATATTATTCTGCTCCATATATTATTTCTCTCCCACTCAAAATTGCAAAAAATTATATCACAACACACAGCGCTCTCAGGAATTTTTCATTGAGGTTTGCCGGAAAATGGTCAACATGCTTGAAACTGATCTCTGTCTCGGGCTTCccggcggcggaggcggcggcggaggtggAGAGCCGGAGACTCCAAAAGGTAATGGAAAAAGAGGATTCTCTGAGACGGTTGATCTGAAACTCAATATCCAATCTAAGCCTGTGGTTACCGTCGATCTGAGTACCACACAGAACATGAAGAGTACTGATTCAGAGGATCTTAGCTCCAAGGATCCTGCAAAGCCACCTGCCAA ggCACAAGTCGTGGGGTGGCCACCAGTCCGTTCCTACCGAAAGAACGCGATGTCTCAAAAGAGTCCCGATGGCGAAGAAAAGGGTAGTGGCTCGGCTATGTTCGTCAAAGTTTGTATGGATGGCGCACCGTATCTACGAAAGGTGGACCTAAAGACGTACAAAAGCTACCAAGAGCTCTCGAATGCTTTGGCCAAGATGTTCAGCTCCTTCACCATGGCGG GTGAGTACGGGGCCCAAGGAATGATAGATTTCATGAACGAAAGCAAGTTGATGGATCTTCTAAACAGCTCTGAATACGTGCCAACCTATGAAGATAAGGATGGTGATTGGATGCTGGTGGGAGATGTCCCATGGGA GATGTTCGTTGATTCATGCAAGCGCTTAAGGATAATGAAGGGATCGGAAGCTATCGGGCTCG CCCCAAGAGCGATGGAAAAATGCAAAAGCAGAAGCTGA